The Antarcticibacterium flavum genome contains the following window.
CTTATCATTGCAATGTCTGAAGAAATTTTTTCAAGTAATCCGTTACTTGAAGTAATGGACTGGGAGTACTGGAACTGGGTTCAGCTGGCCTTGTCTATTCCGGTTATCTTTTATGCCACCTGGATGTTTTTTGAGCGCGCCTACAGGTCAATTAAAACCTGGAACCTTAATATGTTTACTCTTATAGGGATTGGTGTTGGAGTGGCCTGGCTTTTTAGTGTGGCAGCAATGCTTTTTCCCGATGTTTTGCCTGCGCAGTTTAAAACAGATCAGGGGACGGTTTATGTATACTATGAAGTTGCCACTATTATTCTTACGCTGGTATTGTTGGGCCAGGTCCTGGAGGCTCGAGCCCACAGCAAAACAAATTCAGCGATTAAGGAACTTTTAAAACTTGCACCCAGTAAGGCAACAAAGATCATTGATGGCAAGGAAAAGATAGTTGCCATAGACAGTATAGAAAAAGGCGATTTACTGCGGGTGAAACCGGGAGAAAAAATTCCTGTAGATGGCAGTATACAAGAAGGGGAAAGTAATATTGATGAGTCCATGATTACAGGTGAACCTATTCCCGTAGATAAAACCGTGGGGGATAAGGTGAGCTCCGGAACCATAAATGGTAATAAAACTTTTATAATGGTGGCGGAAAAAGTGGGGTCCGAGACCCTGCTCTCCCAAATAATTGAAATGGTAAAATCTGCCAGCAGGTCGAGGGCCCCAATCCAAAAATTGGCTGACAAGATCTCAGGATATTTTGTCCCGATAGTAGTTGTGGTTTCGGTTCTCACCTTTATTATCTGGGCGATCTTTGGTCCGGACCCTGCATATGTTTATGCCCTTGTAAATGCCATTGCCGTTTTAATTATCGCTTGTCCCTGCGCATTAGGTCTCGCTACTCCTATGTCTATTATGGTTGGTGTTGGTAAGGGAGCTCAAAGCGGAGTGTTGATCAAAAATGCGGAATCTCTTGAAAGATTTGATAAAATTGATATTGTAATTATTGATAAAACAGGTACCGTGACTGAAGGAAAACCTTCGGTAGAAAAAGTAGTAAGCGCTTCTTCCGGTTATTCTGAGGAAGATATTTTGGAGAAAATAGCTTCACTTAACAGCAGTAGTGAACATCCATTGGCAGAGGCAACTCTTCGTTATGCCGAAGAAAAGAATGTGCAGGTGAAACCTGTTTCTAATTTTAATTCAGTTACAGGAAAAGGTGTGATGGCCGAACTTAACGGAAGTAAACTGGCTCTTGGTAATTCTAAAATGATGGAGCAGGTAAATGCAAAAATTTCACCTGACCTGGAACAACAGGTTATAACAGAGCAGAAAAAGGGAAAAACAGTGTCTTATCTTTCGGAAGGGGGAAATGCTATTGGTTTTGTGGTGATCTATGATAAGATAAAGGAGTCAAGTAAGGAGGCAATAAAAGAACTGCATGAACTGGGATTAAAGGTGTTTATGTTAACCGGAGATAATAAAGAGACGGCCAAAGCTGTGAGTGAGACTTTAAATTTGGACGGTTTTAAGGCCCAAATGCTTCCCGAAGATAAACTTAAGGAAGTGGAACGGCTACAACAGGAAGGAAAAAAAGTTGCGATGGCCGGCGATGGAATTAATGATGCCCCCGCCCTTGCAAAAGCTGACGTTGGTATAGCTATGGGTACCGGGACCGACGTAGCCATTGAGAGTGCGGGAATAACTTTAGTAAAGGGAGATCTGTTGGGAATTGCAAAAGCCAGGAATTTAAGTTATAAGGTGATGAGGAATATAAAGCAAAATTTATTCTTTGCCTTTATTTATAACACCCTGGGAATTCCAATTGCTGCAGGTCTGCTTTACCCGTTTTTCGGAATATTGCTGTCCCCAATGATAGCAGCACTGGCTATGAGCCTTAGCTCCGTTTCAGTTATTGCTAATGCCTTGAGGTTGAGAACCGCTAAGATCTAATTGTTAGAAAAGGGAAAAGATTTGGTTTGTTAAATTTGAAATTATTATAATTGCTGCTGCATCGTTCGTTTGGATAGTGTCCACAACTTTGTTAATGCAGATTAATATTAAATGATACCAAAAATGGAAAATTCGACAGTGACATCTATAGGAGTCCTATGCGCTGTTATTGGAGCGATTATAATTGCCTTATCTGCGACCTTGGCGCAAGGGATAGTTGGAGTGGCATTAATATTCCTTTCGTGGTATTTTCTTAAGATTTCCAGAAGGAATAAAAATTTTACTCTCCCTGGTAAAAGGGCGATTTTACTAATGAAGGATTCAAAGATTTTCCAGGAAAACCTAAGCAAGGTTAACCTTACAGAAAAAGATCTTAGGATGAAAATTCAGAAACTCAATTTGCCTGCAGAGAATAAAATATTGGCAGTAGTTTGGGAACGAACAGGGGAGTTGTCAGTCCTTCATTCAGATAAAGAAACCGAAGTTGATGAACAGATCCTTGAAGGAGTAGAGCGGTAGAGAAAAGGAGGAATATCGTGGAGAAAAATAGAATTGAAGAATATATGAACTCTGTAAGAGATCTTCTTGATCTCCATTTACAAAAAGAGGATTTCCTAAAAAAGATTATCGAAGGGTACGGGAATTATAGAGTAGCAATTTATCTTGACAAGATTGGGGAATTAAATCGTATAATTGAAAAAGGGCGCATCCAATTGGATGAACTGGAACAAGAGATAAAACGGCAGAAATAAAACAAACCTGAAAGTTATGAGCAGTCACTTTGAAAGAGAAAAACTTCCCAGGTATATCTAGAGTTGAGAGGATAAAACACCGACCATATGAGGAGGACGTAATCTCTATACTAAGTATTATAAGAGAACCTGACATGTCCCGCGGGAGATTTTTAGCCACTAAGGCTTTTTGGGAGGAGAAAATTTCTTTAGCTGGGAAATACTCACCTGGTAGCTACTCTACCTATGATATCAGGAAAGGAGCGGGATATTCATTAATCTTGGTTGACGATTGGGAAGAGGAGGTTTACGTGGTAGAGAGTTCGATGGAGGGCTTAGCAGATGCTCTTGATGAACAAAGGAAGGAAGAAAGACGAATTTTTGAGAAATTAGGAATTAATTTTCCGGAGGAAATCGACGAAATATTTCATCTGAGGTTATAAAACCTTTAGCGTATTACTTTCTGTTGGACTCTTAATTTACTTTACCCCGATTTCTGAGAGCTCCTCTCAGAATGAATAGCAAAAGATATTCCCCTTGAATAGAAGAAGAATTATTCTAATAAAGGCTGTGTTTTTTAAAACTGCTAATCCTTCAGCTTATAAATAAATTTGTGTGGACGAATGGAACGATTGCCGAGAAACTCTTGGTAAGAATCCATATAATATTTCTAATTTGAAATATATCTTCTAGAAGTGCGGCTTTGGTACTAAAATTTAAACCACATCCTCCCACCCAAAACCTTCACTTTTTAGCAATCTTTGAAGGATTTTTCTCCTGCTTTCCAAGTCGGTATTCTGCTGTACCTTTTCTGAATAGTTAAAAAAAGAAGGATCAACAGAGTTTTTGATTTTAGGAAGGCTACTTGAAAATTTAGTATCCAAAGTTTGAATAAAATTAGTGAGAGCTGATCTTAAGGGCTTTAATTCCTGGTGAAGATTTTCAGCATCGTCAGACCCTAAAAGAATTGAAAAAGCTTCATCAAGCCGGGCGAGGTTGAGACTTAAACAATTTTTTGCCTTTGCCTGCGTGTAAAAATGAACA
Protein-coding sequences here:
- a CDS encoding YetF domain-containing protein, coding for MENSTVTSIGVLCAVIGAIIIALSATLAQGIVGVALIFLSWYFLKISRRNKNFTLPGKRAILLMKDSKIFQENLSKVNLTEKDLRMKIQKLNLPAENKILAVVWERTGELSVLHSDKETEVDEQILEGVER
- a CDS encoding heavy metal translocating P-type ATPase is translated as MKHTYAVHGMTCNGCRSHVEKVLSEVEGVTNASVSLEKAEATIEMENHIKIEKFQEALENSSYKISEPAEEDHKIKTMIHTYTVHGMTCNGCRSHVEKVLNEVKGVTKASVDLNSAKATIEMERHIEINTFQEALKGSNYSISEPSEGHSNGGKMQHTYAVHGMTCNGCRTHVEKTLSEVEGVTKATVDLKKEEAVIEMEKHIPLESLQKKLQEDGGTYSITMPGEKPKGSSKKKAEKTKGGSGAFYCPMHCEGEKTYDKPGDCPVCGMDLVEAPSATRIPQKFTCPMHPEIVEDEMGSCPICGMDLVPLEGGVDEEEDKTYKKLLRKFWVATAFTVPILIIAMSEEIFSSNPLLEVMDWEYWNWVQLALSIPVIFYATWMFFERAYRSIKTWNLNMFTLIGIGVGVAWLFSVAAMLFPDVLPAQFKTDQGTVYVYYEVATIILTLVLLGQVLEARAHSKTNSAIKELLKLAPSKATKIIDGKEKIVAIDSIEKGDLLRVKPGEKIPVDGSIQEGESNIDESMITGEPIPVDKTVGDKVSSGTINGNKTFIMVAEKVGSETLLSQIIEMVKSASRSRAPIQKLADKISGYFVPIVVVVSVLTFIIWAIFGPDPAYVYALVNAIAVLIIACPCALGLATPMSIMVGVGKGAQSGVLIKNAESLERFDKIDIVIIDKTGTVTEGKPSVEKVVSASSGYSEEDILEKIASLNSSSEHPLAEATLRYAEEKNVQVKPVSNFNSVTGKGVMAELNGSKLALGNSKMMEQVNAKISPDLEQQVITEQKKGKTVSYLSEGGNAIGFVVIYDKIKESSKEAIKELHELGLKVFMLTGDNKETAKAVSETLNLDGFKAQMLPEDKLKEVERLQQEGKKVAMAGDGINDAPALAKADVGIAMGTGTDVAIESAGITLVKGDLLGIAKARNLSYKVMRNIKQNLFFAFIYNTLGIPIAAGLLYPFFGILLSPMIAALAMSLSSVSVIANALRLRTAKI